A region of Periophthalmus magnuspinnatus isolate fPerMag1 chromosome 13, fPerMag1.2.pri, whole genome shotgun sequence DNA encodes the following proteins:
- the LOC117379877 gene encoding olfactory receptor 52K1-like, with product MANITSHTVFELSCFLELGRLRPLLFLPLSLFYFLSLGANFLLVFVILRHRSLQSPMYLLIAGMACVDGALPLLVLSPLLLSFLWGWTQMSLGTCLLQMFVVHLLGAFQSTILLWMAVDRCLAVVCPLRYSARLSGRVLLGLAVPLVLRNVTLISGLVVLVGRLHFCDFVLLNCFCEHMAVVRLACGDTSLNSALGLLTIGLVPVLDFILIAVSYVVVLATALSGRIVTKATNTVVTHIIVMSISLAVILVAFISYRVHHKLPHTARLLCSALYLFLPSTTNPLAFGIRTQEIRKQILHLLRPVFYLNSVKTS from the coding sequence ATGGCAAACATCACCTCTCACACTGTGTTTGAGCTCAGCTGTTTCCTGGAGTTGGGTCGTTTGCgtcctcttctcttcctgcctctgtctctcttctacTTCCTGTCTTTGGGGGCTAACTTCCTGTTGGTGTTTGTGATCCTGCGGCACCGTAGTCTACAGTCTCCCATGTACCTCCTGATAGCAGGGATGGCGTGTGTGGATGGGGCCCTGCCTCTGCTGGTCCTGTCTCCGCTCCTGTTGAGTTTCCTGTGGGGCTGGACACAGATGTCTCTGGGGACCTGTCTGCTGCAGATGTTTGTGGTTCACCTGCTGGGGGCTTTCCAGTCCACCATCTTGCTGTGGATGGCTGTGGACAGGTGCTTGGCGGTGGTGTGCCCGTTGCGGTACAGTGCGAGGTTGTCTGGGAGGGTGTTGTTGGGTTTGGCGGTCCCTCTTGTGCTGAGGAACGTGACTCTGATCTCGGGGCTGGTGGTCTTGGTGGGCAGGCTGCACTTCTGTGACTTTGTGCTGTTGAACTGTTTCTGTGAGCACATGGCTGTGGTGAGACTGGCCTGTGGAGACACGTCTCTGAACTCAGCTCTGGGACTCCTCACCATCGGCCTGGTCCCGGTGCTGGACTTCATCCTCATCGCCGTGTCGTACGTAGTCGTCCTGGCGACGGCTCTGAGTGGCCGCATCGTCACCAAGGCGACAAACACCGTGGTGACGCACATCATTGTCATGTCCATCTCTTTGGCCGTGATACTCGTGGCCTTCATCTCCTATCGGGTTCACCACAAACTGCCACACACTGCCCGCCTGCTCTGCAGCGCCCTCTACCTGTTCTTGCCCAGTACTACCAATCCCCTGGCCTTCGGGATCCGGACTCAGGAGATTCGCAAACAGATCCTACATCTGCTCAGacctgtgttttatttaaactcT
- the LOC117379878 gene encoding olfactory receptor 11A1-like, with protein sequence MSNVTNFTHFMLTAYLDLGMFRYLVFLLLLVLYIMTLSSNLLLISVIVLNRTLAQPMYLFLCSLFLSELYGSTMLFPMLLHHVVWQLHQISVSFCFLQIYCLHSYATIEYLNLAVLSYDRYIAICFPLQYHSHMNRDRMIKLIVSAWLYGFFIVLTTEGITITLKLCDNKIPKVYCDNYSVVRMACSDISYVNIHGLIVTFVTIVIPFLYMLYTYVRILRVCFSGSKSLRQKALSTCMPHLVTILNFTIGGSFELVQSRFNMGGTPIAVRVFLSLYCISSQPLLSPLIYGFNISKLRSMCKGLLLSRLHQR encoded by the coding sequence ATGTCAAATGTCACTAATTTCACTCACTTCATGTTGACGGCGTACCTGGACCTGGGCATGTTCAGATACCTGGTGTTCttgctgctgctggtgctgtACATTATGACTTTAAGCTCTAACCTGCTGCTCATATCGGTGATAGTTCTGAACCGCACTTTGGCCCAGCCCATGTACTTGTTCCTGTGCAGTCTTTTCCTGAGTGAACTGTACGGCTCCACCATGTTGTTTCCAATGCTCCTCCACCACGTGGTCTGGCAACTCCACCAAAtctctgtttctttttgttttctacagATTTACTGCCTTCATTCCTATGCCACGATTGAATACCTCAATCTGGCTGTTCTTTCGTACGATCGTTACATTGCCATCTGCTTCCCCCTGCAGTACCACAGTCACATGAACAGGGATCGCATGATAAAACTTATTGTCTCGGCATGGCTTTATggatttttcatagttttgacCACAGAAGGCATTACTATTACTCTAAAGCTGTGTGATAATAAAATTCCTAAAGTGTACTGTGACAATTACTCTGTTGTACGAATGGCCTGCTCTGATATTTCGTATGTAAACATCCATGGATTAATTGTTACCTTTGTCACCATCGTCATCCCATTCCTCTACATGCTCTACACCTATGTGCGCATCCTCAGAGTGTGTTTCTCCGGGTCCAAGTCTCTGCGGCAGAAGGCTCTGAGCACCTGTATGCCTCACCTCGTGACCATTCTCAATTTCACCATCGGGGGAAGCTTTGAGCTGGTGCAGAGCCGGTTCAACATGGGTGGTACGCCCATAGCCGTGAGGGTGTTCCTCTCTTTGTACTGCATCTCCAGCCAGCCCCTCCTCAGCCCTCTCATTTATGGATTCAACATCTCTAAGCTTCGATCTATGTGCAAAGGGCTGCTACTCTCACGGCTGCACCAGAGGTAA
- the LOC117379879 gene encoding olfactory receptor 10A3-like gives MNPNSSNVAFFSLTAYFHLGPLRYLVFAVLLILYVLMLLSNALIVAVIYQNRSLHEPMYILVCSLFGNGIFGSSIMFPFLLYQILQDVHIVPSQFCYFQAFAIHVYGIVEYFTLSVMSYDRYLAICVPLQYNTRMTRDKTAVMMVIPWLYACFICLVMIMLSSSLRLCGNAIQKVYCDNFPIVRLACSDTSILNAYGLVISIVNIFSPMLLILITYFRILRVCFLGSVQTRRKALATCMPHVVSLMNFGLGAAFEIIQYRFNLSYLPESVRIFLSLYFWLVQPILDPFVYGLSISKIRVLCKNLFVSKI, from the coding sequence ATGAACCCGAACTCCTCTAATGTGGCCTTTTTCTCCCTCACTGCGTACTTCCACCTGGGGCCACTGCGTTACCTCGTCTTTGCTGTCCTTTTGATTTTGTATGTCTTGATGCTTCTCTCCAACGCGCTGATTGTGGCCGTCATCTATCAGAACCGAAGTCTTCACGAGCCCATGTATATTTTAGTATGTAGTTTGTTTGGTAATGGTATCTTTGGTAGCTCCATAATGTTCCCTTTCCTTTTATACCAAATCCTCCAAGACGTACACATTGTTCCGAGCCAGTTCTGCTATTTCCAGGCCTTTGCCATACATGTGTACGGGATCGTTGAATACTTCACTTTATCTGTGATGTCATATGATCGTTATTTGGCCATTTGTGTACCGCTACAATACAACACACGGATGACCAGAGACAAAACAGCTGTGATGATGGTGATACCGTGGTTGTACGCGTGTTTCATTTGCCTTGTTATGATCATGTTAAGTTCATCTCTGCGTCTGTGTGGAAATGCCATCCAAAAAGTGTACTGTGACAACTTTCCCATTGTCAGACTAGCCTGTTCTGACACTTCAATATTAAATGCTTATGGACTGGTCATCAGCATAGTCAACATATTCTCCCCGATGCTGCTAATCCTCATCACATACTTCCGCATTCTCCGTGTGTGTTTCTTAGGAAGCGTTCAAACACGTCGCAAGGCTCTGGCCACGTGCATGCCTCATGTTGTATCTCTGATGAACTTTGGCCTCGGTGCAGCATTTGAGATAATCCAATACAGGTTTAACTTGAGTTACCTGCCTGAATCTGTACGGATTTTTCTATCCCTTTATTTCTGGTTGGTCCAACCGATTTTAGACCCCTTTGTGTACGGACTCAGTATTTCCAAGATCAGGGTCCTCTGCAaaaacctgtttgtctctaagATATGA
- the LOC117379880 gene encoding olfactory receptor 142-like — protein sequence MSNSSHVFHFTLSAYFDVGLFKYPLFLVTLLLYIFILFSNVLLITIICLNRTFHEPMYVFLCALFLNEVYGSTGLFPFLLLHILRRVHVVPAAPCFLQIYTLHTYGLVEYLSLAVLSYDRYVAICRPLQYNMCMSKSRLAVLIAVPWCYSFAICGVMILLTSTLSFCGNIIHKVYCDNFPVVKLACVNTTGINLYGLIITFNHILLPLICIVTTYTRILKVCVGGSKQTRHKAFSTCAPHVASLINYSIGVVFEILQGRFDMSRVPSMFRIFMSLYFLLCPPLFNPLIYGLALTKVRFMCKSLLFSRKIRLKSTLPE from the coding sequence ATGTCAAACTCAAGTCACGTCTTCCACTTCACTCTCTCTGCTTATTTTGATGTAGGGTTGTTCAAATATCCCTTGTTCCTGGTCACGTTGCTGCTTTACATATTCATACTGTTTTCCAATGTTCTGCTCATCACCATCATCTGTCTGAACCGAACTTTCCACGAACCCATGTACGTGTTTCTCTGTGCGTTGTTCCTGAACGAAGTCTATGGCAGCACGGGGCTCTTCCCGTTTCTGCTTCTCCACATTCTCCGCCGCGTACATGTCGTTCCCGCTGCACCTTGCTTCCTGCAGATCTACACGCTGCACACGTATGGTCTGGTAGAGTATCTTAGTTTGGCTGTGTTGTCGTACGATCGCTACGTTGCCATATGCCGCCCCTTACAGTACAACATGTGCATGTCCAAGAGCAGACTGGCCGTACTCATCGCCGTCCCCTGGTGCTATTCTTTTGCTATTTGTGGAGTTATGATCTTGTTAACATCGACTCTGAGTTTTTGCGGGAATATCATTCATAAAGTTTACTGTGACAATTTCCCTGTGGTGAAACTGGCATGCGTTAACACTACAGGTATTAATCTTTACGGTCTGATTATTACATTTAACCACATCCTGCTACCACTTATCTGCATTGTCACAACCTACACAAGGATTCTCaaggtgtgtgtggggggctCTAAGCAAACGCGCCACAAAGCGTTCAGTACTTGTGCTCCCCACGTCGCATCGCTGATAAATTATTCTATCGGCGTCGTTTTTGAAATTCTGCAGGGACGATTCGACATGAGCCGTGTCCCGAGTATGTTTCGGATTTTCATGTCCCTGTACTTTCTTCTGTGTCCACCCCTCTTTAACCCGTTAATCTATGGTTTAGCATTGACAAAAGTTCGATTTATGTGCAAGAGCCTACTGTTTAGTCGCAAAATCAGGCTTAAGTCAACTTTACCTGAATAA